The nucleotide sequence TTACCAGCTTTCGTCCCACTAGTTTAGAGACAATTTTCGAGGAGCCTCAACCAGAACCGCGTCGCGGTCAGGCTGCATCTGTGTCAAGCAATACCACCTTACGTTTTATTGGTCTGAAGAAAATTCGACGTTCACTCTCCTTTTCTGATGgactaaatacaaataaaacactGGCAAAACAGCGACgcgccaaaataaaaaaaaattttggccgACGAAGCGTATGCAACAAAATATCCTTAGACGACTTTATTGACCGGTTAAACAAAAGCTTTGGCGACGATACCGATATAGAAGATGCCGCTTTAGacgttgaaaaaaataattcgcCGGAAGAACCAATGGAGTCGGACACATCTTCTACATCAGTTGTCGCTGAACATGGGAATATTAGTACAAATTATGCAAATGCAACATCAACTACGAAGACTGAGTACGAATATACTAGAGAACGTATACAGCATGCGTTATATTGTATGCCATATTAAATTTTCACAGTGGTGTCTTCGACAAGTAGTGCAGATGTGAGTTTAAGTGCTGCAACATTGTAAGCCAATTGTTTAGGAGACATACTTtaggtatatgtacatatatccgaTATTATAATTCCGCAGATATCAATTTATAACGTTCTTTACCTGTAGAATCACTACatatataagtttttattttaaccgCATATTTCATTCTGAAAATTGTAACCATTGCTTTtaactaattaaatttaagatGTTTAAA is from Anastrepha ludens isolate Willacy chromosome 4, idAnaLude1.1, whole genome shotgun sequence and encodes:
- the LOC128862381 gene encoding protein tantalus, coding for MDCIVSGIAKISFQQNFEDILVENRTENMAARANDLTVAGSNVMIHGNNKDNIADSGSESELNISSEATTVEDVHSDSLYSTSTAMVSLSQRRTLPGRSCKDNILKLKRRTIMKPKRHNSRSCDFSVLRPSEIRKIYCNQKLTSFRPTSLETIFEEPQPEPRRGQAASVSSNTTLRFIGLKKIRRSLSFSDGLNTNKTLAKQRRAKIKKNFGRRSVCNKISLDDFIDRLNKSFGDDTDIEDAALDVEKNNSPEEPMESDTSSTSVVAEHGNISTNYANATSTTKTEYEYTRERIQHALYCMPY